One Bdellovibrio sp. ArHS genomic region harbors:
- the pilM gene encoding pilus assembly protein PilM, whose translation MKSVGIDIGSSSIKIVEMTSSSKGFQVTQFIEHALNIAPGADQELEVIEFLRNFTATYDPNQTKFILALRQDRVAIRNKFFPFNDRIKISKSLAFELEEDIPFSSDNAVFDAKIVRTVGGGAEVLACAAPKIHVQNCIQRSQDAGIDPAIISAEGTALANVFERWNEAPPALLPPSIALNDEENRPVRHVNLILNIGHTRTLVSAFEGNSLIAVRSVLWGGKNIAEAIAKKYEIPFLEAIKELQTKAFILTNKQGATFDQVTFSDTIAKSVRELARDLQLSILELKSEFNAQIDSIGLTGGVSQIQNVGPFLTQILEVPVNRTSTLDLIPNVLFERSAYNGAKAGVALGLAIEGFKKPRNPPVNFLRGEFAKENHQMKMFWEKWGHTAKVATAAVLVLFVYTSLRESFSVSLADRTQEVLKDQAKTVAGLRGRNASENGIRKYIRDNKKRAADLKTLASVANMNSALDVIKKVNDATPAKTALTLDVQQLAVTDASVQIQGYVNTAQEASLLQQSLKNITADGQVRTQRSTLKPLQGRTAFSFSFSVDRGIQKVTR comes from the coding sequence GTGAAGTCAGTAGGCATAGACATAGGTTCTAGCAGTATCAAAATTGTGGAGATGACTAGCTCGTCCAAAGGCTTTCAAGTCACGCAGTTCATCGAACACGCCTTGAATATTGCTCCCGGCGCGGACCAAGAACTTGAAGTCATCGAGTTTTTAAGAAACTTCACCGCCACCTACGATCCGAATCAGACAAAATTCATTCTTGCCCTTCGCCAAGACCGTGTCGCGATTCGCAATAAATTCTTTCCTTTCAATGATCGCATCAAAATCTCTAAGAGCTTAGCGTTTGAGTTGGAAGAGGATATTCCTTTTTCCTCTGACAATGCCGTCTTTGACGCGAAAATCGTTCGCACTGTGGGCGGCGGTGCTGAAGTTCTTGCCTGTGCTGCGCCAAAAATCCACGTGCAAAATTGCATTCAGCGTAGTCAAGACGCCGGCATTGATCCTGCAATTATTTCGGCCGAAGGCACAGCGCTGGCCAATGTATTTGAGCGCTGGAATGAGGCGCCTCCAGCCCTGCTGCCACCAAGCATTGCTTTGAACGACGAAGAGAACAGACCTGTTCGACATGTGAATTTGATATTGAACATCGGGCACACTCGCACTTTAGTGAGTGCCTTTGAAGGCAACTCTTTGATTGCTGTTCGTTCTGTTCTCTGGGGCGGAAAAAATATCGCCGAAGCGATTGCGAAGAAATATGAAATCCCGTTCTTGGAAGCGATCAAAGAACTGCAAACCAAAGCGTTCATCCTGACCAACAAACAGGGCGCCACTTTCGATCAGGTGACCTTCTCTGACACTATTGCCAAGAGCGTGCGCGAATTGGCTCGCGATCTTCAGTTGTCGATCCTAGAGTTGAAAAGCGAATTTAACGCGCAAATAGATTCCATCGGCCTGACCGGAGGAGTTTCGCAAATTCAGAATGTCGGTCCCTTCCTGACACAAATTTTGGAAGTTCCGGTCAACCGCACTTCCACTTTGGATCTGATTCCCAACGTTCTTTTCGAGCGTTCTGCTTACAATGGCGCCAAAGCCGGTGTGGCTTTGGGTTTGGCCATCGAGGGATTTAAAAAACCTCGCAACCCTCCGGTGAATTTCCTGCGCGGAGAATTCGCAAAAGAAAATCACCAGATGAAAATGTTCTGGGAAAAATGGGGACATACCGCGAAGGTCGCCACCGCTGCCGTTCTGGTTCTTTTCGTTTACACGTCACTGCGCGAAAGCTTTTCGGTCAGTCTGGCGGACCGAACCCAAGAGGTTCTGAAGGATCAGGCAAAAACCGTCGCGGGCTTACGCGGCCGCAATGCCTCTGAAAATGGAATTCGCAAGTACATTCGTGACAACAAAAAGCGCGCCGCGGATTTAAAAACTTTGGCCAGCGTGGCGAATATGAACTCAGCGCTGGATGTGATCAAAAAAGTGAATGATGCGACCCCGGCTAAGACGGCACTGACATTGGATGTGCAACAGCTTGCGGTGACAGATGCTTCCGTGCAAATACAGGGCTACGTCAACACCGCCCAGGAAGCTTCTTTGTTACAGCAGTCTTTAAAGAATATCACAGCGGATGGCCAAGTCAGAACGCAAAGATCCACGCTTAAACCTCTGCAAGGCCGTACCGCCTTTTCATTCAGCTTTAGCGTCGATCGTGGCATTCAAAAGGTGACAAGATGA